In a single window of the Notamacropus eugenii isolate mMacEug1 chromosome 4, mMacEug1.pri_v2, whole genome shotgun sequence genome:
- the LOC140498884 gene encoding immunoglobulin lambda-like polypeptide 5 — MGEMPWTEVLWRVSYEVSLLGGGGQASEEGTHAVGAVSTGPEHSPGVGHALEAGELMESCHCLYWALGPTCNGVLASSQPWPSVMPGRFPDQQGLREPRGTCRQPGFWYKSQSQWYVFGGGTQLTVLGQPKATPTLNVFAPSQDELDTKKATLVCLLNGFYPSAVEVSWTKDGSPVSQGVNTARPSRQSDNKYSTSSFLSLSADQWLSANTFACKVSHDGKVIQKELSRSQCT; from the exons ATGGGAGAAATGCCTTGGACAGAGGTGCTTTGGAGGGTCAGCTATGAGGTCAGCCTGCTGGGAGGGGGAGGCCAAGCTTCAGAAGAAGGAACTCATGCAGTGGGAGCTGTGTCCACTGGCCCTGAGCACAGCCCTGGGGTGGGGCATGCCCTAGAGGCAGGAGAGTTAATGGAAAGTTGCCACTGTCTCTACTGGGCCCTGGGCCCCACCTGCAATGGTGTCCTAGCCAGCTCTCAGCCATGGCCTTCTGTCATGCCTGGCAGGTTTCCAGACCAACAAGGCTTAAGGGAACCAAGGGGCACCTGCAGGCAGCCAGGGTTTTGGTACAAGTCTCAATCACAGTGGTATGTTTTCGGCGGTGGGACCCAACTCACCGTCCTCG GTCAGCCCAAGGCAACCCCTACTCTCAATGTCTTTGCTCCATCCCAAGATGAGCTAGACACCAAAAAGGCCACCCTCGTGTGTCTGCTTAACGGCTTCTACCCAAGTGCTGTGGAAGTGTCCTGGACCAAAGATGGCTCCCCTGTGTCCCAAGGGGTGAACACTGCCAGGCCATCTCGCCAGAGTGACAACAAGTACTCAACCAGCAGtttcctctcactctctgctGACCAGTGGCTGTCAGCCAACACCTTTGCCTGCAAGGTCAGCCATGATGGCAAGGTCATCCAGAAGGAGCTCTCCAGAAGCCAGTGCACTTAG
- the LOC140498885 gene encoding immunoglobulin lambda-like polypeptide 1: MPHPSTQTWALARPALSTGPSTLLLLLALAPSALCQIPEKEREFLPGKESSGLRGSQAGEPWDPRVGVSQQKASPNLGSKELRFPDQQGRRGPRRTCRHPESGPNSETQPLFGSGTRLIVLSQPKAAPTVNVFAPSQEELDTKKATLVCLLNGFYPSAVEVSWTKDGSPVSQGVSTATPSRQSDNKYSTSSFLSLSADQWLSANIYICKVTHDGKVIQKELSRSQCP, translated from the exons ATGCCCCATCCCAGTACCCAGACATGGGCTCTTGCCAGGCCAGCCTTGAGCACTGGCCCCAGCACCCTGCTACTCCTACTAGCCCTGGCCCCATCTGCCCTCTGTCAGATCcctgagaaggaaagagagtttCTCCCTGGGAAGGAGAGCTCAGGGCTAAGAGGATCCCAGGCTGGAGAGCCCTGGGACCCCAGAGTAGGAGTCAGCCAGCAAAAGGCCAGCCCTAACCTTGGAAGCAAGGAGCTCAG GTTTCCAGACCAACAAGGCCGAAGAGGACCAAGGCGCACCTGCAGGCATCCAGAGTCTGGGCCTAACTCTGAAACACAGCCTCTCTTTGGCAGTGGGACCCGACTGATTGTACTCA GTCAGCCCAAGGCAGCCCCCACCGTCAATGTCTTTGCTCCATCCCAAGAGGAGCTAGACACCAAAAAGGCCACCCTCGTGTGTCTGCTAAATGGCTTCTACCCAAGTGCTGTGGAAGTGTCCTGGACCAAGGATGGCTCCCCTGTGTCCCAAGGGGTGAGCACTGCCACGCCATCTCGCCAGAGTGACAACAAGTACTCAACCAGCAGtttcctctcactctctgctGACCAGTGGCTGTCAGCCAACATCTACATCTGCAAGGTCACCCACGATGGCAAGGTCATTCAGAAGGAGCTTTCCCGAAGCCAGTGCCCTTAG